The following proteins are co-located in the Desulfurococcus amylolyticus Z-533 genome:
- a CDS encoding ATPase codes for MDPLAMGLMYLAAALPLAGGITGSTTGMRHAASIGASVLAEDPTQFRNVLILAALPMTQTFYGLIQMIYIMLMYIPNLPLDSINMTKALALIGIGLAGFLAEYLSAWAQGIICANGIAELPRTKGSNLMNSIVLAAYVELWGILGIVFTILGLSLLG; via the coding sequence ATGGATCCATTAGCCATGGGGCTTATGTATTTAGCAGCAGCATTACCATTAGCTGGCGGTATCACTGGTTCAACAACAGGTATGAGGCATGCGGCCAGTATAGGTGCATCGGTTCTAGCAGAGGACCCAACTCAGTTCAGGAATGTATTAATCTTGGCTGCACTACCAATGACTCAGACCTTCTATGGTTTAATACAAATGATCTATATAATGCTGATGTATATACCTAACCTACCATTGGACAGCATTAACATGACGAAAGCACTCGCATTAATTGGCATCGGGCTAGCTGGTTTCCTAGCTGAATACCTATCTGCCTGGGCACAGGGAATAATATGCGCCAACGGTATTGCTGAGTTACCTAGAACAAAGGGCAGCAACCTCATGAACTCGATCGTGCTTGCAGCATATGTAGAGCTATGGGGTATATTAGGCATAGTATTCACGATTCTCGGTCTATCCTTACTTGGGTGA
- a CDS encoding DUF61 family protein yields the protein MSNNYIERFLSEELRLVNKHAPYERKNLCELLKMEIPYIVLRDGSQHVLDPRELRRLRDILADDACSLQLPIVIEYIPGEREGIYVVRDEIGAKAIASVMNIGNPTTPLFLSRAHILELRRILRTTTTILLNPGTSINLV from the coding sequence ATGAGCAATAACTATATTGAGAGATTTCTGAGTGAAGAGTTGAGGCTGGTTAATAAGCATGCCCCATATGAGAGAAAGAATTTATGCGAGCTCCTCAAGATGGAGATACCATACATAGTTCTTAGGGATGGAAGCCAACATGTATTGGATCCCCGTGAATTAAGAAGGCTACGCGATATCCTAGCTGATGACGCATGCAGTCTTCAACTACCTATAGTAATAGAGTATATACCCGGAGAAAGGGAAGGTATATATGTCGTAAGGGATGAAATAGGGGCTAAAGCAATTGCTTCAGTAATGAATATAGGGAATCCTACTACTCCACTATTCCTCAGCCGCGCGCATATTTTAGAGCTAAGACGGATATTAAGAACCACTACAACAATACTCTTAAACCCCGGCACATCAATTAACCTTGTTTAG
- a CDS encoding V-type ATP synthase subunit I, which yields MGLLLSKPSEMVKINAAFLQADKEKALRLLQEAGVIDIEPVEAEKIVREYERLQSLRERINSLIQKAKGLAINVSITGLELSSIEISRIEKDVASLQDEVALLESKLKHVRETLDSLKMLQTAINPLPDTMETTEIYYEGRHLSSILLTGKRETINELVEKPGLIKAAHSFKIDEEQVSIIVYVSSQDLNQLLSLASSMGIWYPGRQLLEFIQPHKSIGLLKEYLGKKITELSEEDESLEGKIVEKIKSHGEILGKYLLIVENYIEYYKVSGITTDLKHLSAVTGWLPRDAVRILEDLIRKINIPILIEYRDPVRGVDNPPTKFNNKGVIRYFQLVTRLYGVPSYWEHDPTPLIMYSFAFFFGIMNADAGYALAGFISILLIMDKLVENPYSNAYKEFKGLLIVSNIISLVLGLLSGSFFGDLSSSILNINIPAILTVFSQPVEFIKLALLIGLIHINIAHVLATMKFIRERRRGDLLNEVGLFISELFGIPYVLKVFFRYEVPFLTLIPEKILLYLTLLGVVIVIVGNYLSMRGLGFLMWIFQLTGILGDVMSYVRLAGVSLASFYMASSFNIMVKLVINGLTTIIPGVAGAMVAYIVSAPLLLLIHLLVMVLSQMGAFVHSLRLCMLEFLMKFYDGSGREYNPFSIVAFKRIVVS from the coding sequence ATGGGGCTCTTATTAAGCAAACCCAGTGAAATGGTAAAAATAAATGCGGCCTTCCTCCAAGCTGATAAAGAGAAGGCGCTACGTTTACTACAGGAGGCCGGGGTTATCGATATAGAACCAGTTGAAGCAGAGAAGATAGTGAGAGAATATGAAAGACTACAGTCTCTTAGAGAACGTATTAACTCACTGATCCAGAAAGCTAAGGGCCTAGCTATAAATGTATCTATAACAGGCCTGGAGCTATCATCGATCGAGATAAGCCGGATAGAGAAGGATGTAGCTAGCCTGCAAGACGAAGTAGCATTACTAGAGAGTAAATTGAAACATGTGAGGGAGACACTTGACTCCCTTAAAATGCTTCAGACAGCCATAAACCCTCTACCAGACACCATGGAGACCACTGAGATATATTATGAGGGTAGGCATCTCTCATCAATCCTTTTAACAGGTAAGCGGGAAACAATCAATGAACTAGTAGAAAAACCCGGCTTGATTAAAGCTGCACACTCGTTTAAGATCGATGAGGAACAAGTATCCATTATAGTATATGTTTCGTCACAGGATTTAAACCAGCTGCTCTCACTAGCATCCTCTATGGGGATATGGTATCCCGGTAGACAACTACTAGAGTTCATACAGCCACATAAATCAATCGGCTTACTTAAAGAGTATCTTGGAAAGAAGATAACCGAGCTAAGCGAGGAGGATGAAAGCCTAGAAGGGAAAATCGTTGAAAAGATCAAGTCTCATGGAGAAATCCTGGGTAAGTATCTCTTAATCGTGGAGAACTATATTGAATATTATAAAGTAAGCGGGATAACGACTGATCTGAAGCACTTATCAGCTGTAACAGGCTGGCTCCCCCGTGATGCTGTTAGAATACTAGAGGATCTTATAAGGAAGATAAATATTCCCATCCTCATAGAGTATAGGGATCCTGTGAGAGGCGTTGATAACCCACCCACAAAGTTTAATAACAAGGGAGTGATAAGATACTTCCAACTCGTAACAAGGCTTTACGGAGTCCCCAGTTACTGGGAGCATGATCCCACGCCATTGATCATGTATTCCTTCGCATTCTTCTTCGGGATAATGAATGCTGATGCAGGATACGCCTTAGCCGGTTTCATATCTATTTTATTAATCATGGATAAACTAGTTGAGAACCCGTATAGTAATGCTTATAAAGAGTTCAAGGGCCTCCTCATAGTTTCCAATATCATCTCACTAGTACTTGGATTACTCAGTGGTTCATTCTTCGGTGATCTATCGTCCTCCATATTAAATATAAATATACCGGCAATCCTAACGGTGTTTAGTCAACCAGTGGAGTTCATAAAGCTGGCCTTGTTAATAGGGCTGATACATATTAACATAGCACATGTTCTGGCCACCATGAAGTTCATTAGGGAGAGGAGGAGAGGAGATCTCCTCAACGAGGTTGGATTATTTATCTCAGAGCTATTCGGAATCCCCTACGTGCTCAAGGTGTTCTTCAGGTATGAGGTACCATTTTTAACGTTAATACCGGAGAAAATACTATTATATCTAACATTGCTAGGCGTCGTGATAGTTATCGTAGGCAACTACTTATCGATGAGGGGACTTGGATTCCTAATGTGGATATTCCAGCTCACAGGCATCCTCGGCGATGTCATGAGCTATGTTAGACTAGCCGGTGTTAGCCTTGCAAGCTTCTATATGGCTAGCTCATTCAATATAATGGTTAAACTAGTTATCAATGGATTGACAACGATTATACCTGGTGTAGCCGGGGCTATGGTAGCATACATTGTATCGGCACCACTGCTATTACTGATACACCTGTTGGTGATGGTTCTCTCACAGATGGGTGCATTCGTGCACTCGCTGAGGCTATGTATGCTCGAGTTCCTTATGAAATTCTACGATGGCTCGGGACGCGAGTACAATCCATTCTCTATAGTTGCGTTTAAACGTATCGTGGTTTCTTAG
- a CDS encoding V-type ATP synthase subunit E, giving the protein MALESEAIKARLLEEARARAEEIVKEAEKEAERKIREAEALWREKAEKERIRIISEAEKEANNIVSDAVREARFIISMEVDNIISDILNQAYSVIRSRGFDVKASLKNLITESMKVIDSPRRLIVSRRDLETAREVVTELGLTGVSIEADNIEGGIIVESASGIIVDNTYESRFKEFQNKYLNEVRRILWG; this is encoded by the coding sequence GTGGCACTGGAAAGCGAGGCGATAAAAGCCAGGTTACTCGAGGAGGCAAGGGCTAGGGCAGAGGAGATAGTGAAGGAGGCTGAGAAAGAAGCAGAGAGGAAGATAAGGGAGGCTGAAGCCTTATGGAGAGAGAAAGCTGAGAAAGAAAGAATAAGGATTATTAGTGAGGCAGAGAAGGAGGCAAACAACATTGTTTCAGATGCTGTAAGAGAGGCGAGATTCATTATATCGATGGAAGTAGATAATATTATTTCAGACATATTGAATCAAGCATACAGTGTTATAAGAAGCCGCGGATTCGATGTCAAAGCCTCCCTCAAAAACCTGATCACCGAATCTATGAAAGTCATTGACTCACCTAGAAGACTTATTGTTAGTAGAAGAGACCTGGAGACAGCTAGGGAGGTAGTTACTGAGCTGGGATTAACAGGGGTCTCAATAGAGGCAGACAATATAGAGGGTGGAATAATAGTTGAGTCTGCCAGCGGTATAATAGTGGATAACACGTATGAATCCCGGTTCAAGGAGTTCCAGAACAAGTATCTAAATGAGGTCAGGAGAATACTGTGGGGCTGA